One Xiphophorus couchianus chromosome 1, X_couchianus-1.0, whole genome shotgun sequence genomic region harbors:
- the b3galt4 gene encoding beta-1,3-galactosyltransferase 5: MMMVIMVGRGCCKPRLGKRGNRTGIFPSLCGILACAAVLALLFLDIIETWVTSMGMSRAVEPHVAIVSPQSLPPSRPEEFLLMPSPLVCQRAKPYLITIVTSAPANQRARQAIRDTWGGQMEVRGLRVMTLFMVGVASDPGLGKLLIEEAREKGDLIQGRFLDSYTNLTLKTLAMLGWARRFCPQAHFMAKVDDDVFFNPSVLLHFLNKSQNPYEQGDLYLGRVHLHVAPNRDPDSKHYLPSGAYPLSVFPDYCSGTAYVFSRSALLKVALAASASPLSTPLPPEDVFVGLCAYAAGVRPSHCPLFAGGPPVPYGRCCYQAMVSVHQITPKEMLDYWKDVHSSPTCSWLNQRASLGMCKVRAMLGSALGLEK; this comes from the coding sequence atgatgatggtgatcaTGGTCGGAAGGGGATGTTGCAAGCCCAGGTTAGGAAAGCGCGGAAACAGGACGGGGATCTTTCCGTCCCTGTGCGGGATCCTGGCGTGCGCCGCGGTGCTCGCGCTGCTCTTCCTGGACATCATTGAGACGTGGGTCACCTCGATGGGCATGAGCAGGGCGGTGGAGCCGCATGTCGCCATCGTCTCGCCCCAGAGCCTACCCCCCTCCAGACCTGAGGAGTTTCTGCTCATGCCCAGCCCGCTTGTGTGCCAGCGCGCCAAGCCTTACCTCATCACCATAGTGACCTCAGCACCTGCCAATCAGCGGGCTCGTCAGGCCATCAGAGACACCTGGGGCGGACAGATGGAGGTACGGGGCCTGCGGGTCATGACCCTCTTCATGGTGGGCGTGGCCTCTGACCCCGGCCTGGGAAAGCTGCTGATAGAAGAAGCCAGGGAGAAAGGGGATCTGATTCAGGGCCGGTTCTTGGACTCCTACACCAACCTTACCCTGAAGACCCTGGCCATGCTGGGCTGGGCCCGTAGGTTCTGCCCTCAAGCTCACTTCATGGCCAAAGTGGATGATGACGTCTTCTTCAATCCCAGCGTTCTTCTGCATTTCCTAAACAAAAGCCAGAACCCTTACGAGCAAGGGGACTTGTACCTGGGTAGAGTCCATCTCCATGTGGCCCCAAACCGCGACCCAGACAGCAAGCACTACCTCCCATCAGGGGCCTACCCGTTGTCTGTGTTCCCTGACTATTGCAGTGGTACAGCCTACGTCTTTTCTCGCTCTGCATTGCTCAAAGTTGCCCTTGCAGCATCAGCATCGCCTCTGTCCACTCCTTTACCCCCCGAGGATGTGTTTGTCGGCCTCTGCGCCTACGCTGCTGGGGTGCGGCCCTCACATTGCCCTCTCTTCGCCGGGGGTCCACCTGTGCCATACGGACGCTGCTGCTATCAAGCTATGGTGTCCGTCCACCAAATCACACCCAAGGAGATGCTGGACTACTGGAAAGATGTCCATTCATCCCCCACCTGCTCTTGGCTGAATCAGCGAGCTTCTCTGGGGATGTGCAAAGTCAGGGCGATGCTGGGCTCAGCCCTGGGCCTGGAGAAATGA
- the wdr46 gene encoding WD repeat-containing protein 46, with protein sequence MASPSEADANVSHVEKKKKPPVRYWQETRGKTKDDNKAEGQLEQQKEQQTQREKKRKRDEQPGGETKVISGKSDPFPGPAPIPKDKLEKFKRKGKIQKPHQHHYKLKDIITRSEEASEMAQKQAARFDFLLPEDAGFLEGDEDEDTCMISQEDIADAVDITSGAKYFNLKLCQFGPYRLDYSRTGRHLLLGGRRGHVACVDWQSKQLMCELNVMESVNDVKWLHTEHMFAVAQKKWLYIYDSNGIELHCIRKFNDVLRMQFLPYHFLLATASATGFLQYLDVSVGKEVAAICTKTGRLDVMCQNPHNAVIHLGHSNGTVTLWSPNQKEALVKMLCHQGGVRSVTVDKTGTYMITSGMDKKMKVFDIRAFKPLRSYFLPTGASCLSLSQRGLLSAATGDIVQVYRDVWSTPVTKPYMAHRVRGSVWGLGFCPFEDVLGVGHGEGFTSMLVPGAGEPNFDGLDANPYRSAKQRQEWEVKALLEKIQPELITLDPSELGHVDRATFEQRHQDRVEALGFDPLGKEKFVPKHKKKGRSSAAGIERRKRQVGHEDQRDVIRKTVEDRMKLEEDRNRMKEKKAALSGKRSALDRFKK encoded by the exons ATGGCGTCTCCCAGCGAGGCAGATGCGAATGTTTCACacgtggaaaaaaagaaaaag CCTCCAGTTCGTTACTGGCAGGAGACACGAGGTAAAACGAAAGATGACAACAAAGCTGAAGGACAACTTGAGCAGCAGAAGGAGCAACAGActcagagagaaaagaaaaggaagcgAGATGAACAGCCGGGCGGTGAAACGAAAGTCATATCGGGG AAATCTGACCCTTTCCCCGGGCCTGCTCCTATCCCGAAAGACAAGCTTGAGAAATTCAAGAGAAAAGGCAAAATTCAGAAG CCTCATCAGCACCATTACAAGCTGAAGGACATCATCACTCGCTCAGAGGAAGCTTCAGAAATGGCCCAGAAACAAGCTGCTCGATTTGACTTCCTGCTGCCAGAAGACGCAGG CTTTTTAGAaggagatgaagatgaggatACGTGCATGATCTCACAGGAGGATATTGCTGATGCTGTGGACATTACATCTGGAGCAAAG tattttaatctaaaactgTGTCAGTTTGGTCCATATCGCCTGGATTACAGCAGAACAGGACG cCATCTGCTGCTGGGTGGAAGGAGAGGCCATGTAGCTTGTGTAGACTGGCAGTCCAAACAGCTCATGTGTGAGCTAAACGTCATGGAGTCTGTCAATGATGTCAA GTGGCTCCACACTGAACACATGTTTGCTGTCGCTCAGAAGAAGTGGCTCTACATCTACGACTCCAATGGGATAGAGCTGCACTGCATTCGTAAGTTTAACGACGTCTTACGAATGCAGTTCCTCCCGTACCACTTTCTCCTAGCTACAGCG AGTGCAACGGGCTTCCTCCAGTACTTGGATGTGTCCGTTGGAAAGGAGGTGGCAGCCATCTGTACCAAGACCGGCCGGCTTGATGTGATGTGCCAGAACCCTCACAACGCTGTCATCCACCTCGGCCACTCCAACGGCACAGTTACGCTTTGGTCACCCAATCAGAAAGAAGCCCTGGTCAAAATGCTCTGTCATCAGGGTGGCGTCCGTTCAGTTACTGTGGACAAAACTGGCAC ATACATGATTACATCTGGAAtggataaaaaaatgaaagtcttTGACATCAGAGCTTTCAAGCCCCTCAGGTCTTACTTCCTTCCTACTGGAGCTTCATGTTTGTCTCTGAGCCAGAGAGGACTGCTGTCTGCAGCCACAGGGGACATTGTTCAG GTTTACAgggatgtgtggagcacaccaGTCACTAAACCCTACATGGCTCACCGGGTGCGAGGATCAGTTTGGGGACTTGGCTTTTGCCCCTTTGAGGATGTCCTTGGAGTTGGACATGGCGAGGGTTTCACCAGCATGCTCGTACCAG GGGCTGGGGAGCCTAACTTTGACGGCCTGGATGCAAATCCATACCGCAGTGCAAAGCAGAGACAGGAGTGGGAGGTCAAGGCTCTGCTGGAGAAGATTCAGCCTGAACTCATTACGCTGGACCCCTCAGAGCTGGGTCATGTTGATCGTGCTACCTTTGAGCAGAGGCATCAAGACAGAGTCGAAGCTCTG GGCTTTGATCCTCTTGGCAAAGAGAAATTTGTTCCGAAACATAAGAAAAAAGGTCGCAGTTCTGCTGCTGGTATTGAAAGGCGGAAGAGGCAAGTTGGCCATGAGGACCAGAGG GACGTTATCAGAAAAACTGTGGAGGACAGAATGAAACTGGAGGAAGATCGAAACAGGATGAAGGAGAAGAAAGCAGCACTGTCTGGAAAAAGATCTGCTCTGGACAGattcaaaaaatag
- the LOC114155059 gene encoding cytosolic sulfotransferase 3-like, producing the protein MSLDFSKLDLSSRPQLFDFHGVGMIPIFTANWENVQNFQARPDDIVIATYPKAGTTWVSQILDLLYFGKTSPERLTSLPIYERVPFLEMTIPNLVSGKDQADKLPTTPRLIKTHFPVQFVPKSFWEQNCRMIYVARNAKDNMVSYYHFDLMNNAQPVAGDWNSYFQRFMEGDMVFGPWYDHVNGWWKKKQTHSNIHYMFYEDMIEDTGREIEKLCSFIGLSPSAEEKEMIKTGVQFDNMKKNKMTNYSTLPVMDFQVSPFMRKGKVGDWKNYFTVAQNEEFDEDYKRKMKDPTLHFRCEL; encoded by the exons ATGTCTCTCGATTTCAGCAAG TTGGATCTGTCTTCCCGGCCACAGCTGTTTGATTTCCATGGAGTTGGAATGATTCCTATTTTCACAGCGAACtgggaaaatgtccaaaattttCAGGCCAGACCAGATGACATAGTAATAGCAACATATCCAAAAGCAG GGACCACCTGGGTCTCCCAAATCCTTGACTTGCTGTATTTTGGCAAGACGTCTCCGGAGCGTCTGACTTCACTTCCTATCTATGAGAGAGTGCCTTTTTTGGAGATGACCATCCCAAACTTGGTGTCAG GAAAAGACCAGGCAGATAAGCTTCCTACCACCCCTCGACTCATCAAAACCCATTTTCCTGTGCAATTTGTGCCAAAGTCATTTTGGGAGCAGAACTGTCGG ATGATCTATGTAGCCCGCAATGCAAAAGACAACATGGTGTCTTATTACCACTTCGACCTCATGAACAATGCCCAACCTGTAGCTGGAGACTGGAACAGCTATTTCCAGAGATTCATGGAGGGAGACA TGGTGTTTGGCCCCTGGTATGACCATGTGAACGGTTGGTGGAAGAAGAAGCAAACCCATTCAAACATCCACTACATGTTCTATGAAGACATGATTGAg GACACTGGACGGGAAATAGAGAAACTTTGCTCCTTTATTGGTTTGTCTCCCTCTGCTGAGGAGaaggaaatgatcaaaactGGAGTGCAGTTTGACAACATGAAAAAGAACAAGATGACCAACTATTCCACACTGCCAGTCATGGATTTCCAGGTGTCTCCCTTCATGAGAAAAG GAAAAGTTGGTGACTGGAAGAATTACTTCACTGTGGCACAGAATGAAGAGTTTGATGAAGACTACAAGAGAAAGATGAAGGACCCTACCCTGCATTTCCGCTGTGAACTCTGA
- the LOC114156528 gene encoding cytosolic sulfotransferase 2-like, producing the protein MELPPRPTLFDFHGVSMTKYFTDNWENIQSFKARPDDILIATYPKAGTTWVSYILDLLYFGETDCRSSVPLQERVPFLEISVPSRPKGKDLADQLPTAPRLIKTHLPVQFVPKSFWEQRSRVVYVARNAKDSAVSYFHFGRMNRVQPEPGDWSCFLQNFMQGKMVFGSWYEHVNTWWDQKQTYSNLHYMFYEDLIEDSGQEISRLCCFLGLSPTAEQRELVQTKVTFDNMKQNKITNFSTVPMMNQSISPFMRKGRVGDWKNHFTVSQNEQFEEDYQNKMKNSALVFRNEI; encoded by the exons ATGGAGTTGCCGCCTCGTCCAACTTTGTTTGACTTCCATGGAGTCTCCATGACCAAATACTTCACTGACAACTGGGAGAATATTCAGAGCTTCAAGGCTAGACCAGATGATATTCTAATAGCTACTTACCCTAAAGCAG gaACCACATGGGTTTCCTACATCCTGGATCTTCTCTACTTTGGGGAAACAGACTGTCGTTCTTCTGTTCCTCTGCAAGAAAGAGTGCCTTTCCTGGAGATCAGTGTACCTTCTCGACCTAAAG GTAAAGATTTGGCAGACCAGCTCCCTACTGCTCCTCGTCTCATTAAAACCCATCTACCAGTTCAGTTTGTGCCCAAATCCTTCTGGGAGCAACGCAGCAGG GTTGTATATGTGGCACGTAATGCAAAAGACAGTGCGGTTTCCTATTTCCATTTTGGACGTATGAACCGTGTTCAGCCAGAACCAGGGGACTGGAGCTGCTTTCTGCAGAACTTCATGCAGGGAAAGA TGGTGTTTGGATCGTGGTATGAGCATGTGAATACCTGGTGGGACCAGAAGCAGACTTATTCTAATCTTCACTACATGTTCTATGAAGACTTGATTGAG GACTCTGGACAGGAAATCAGCagactttgttgttttctgggCTTGTCTCCAACAGCTGAGCAAAGGGAACTTGTCCAAACTAAAGTGACGTTTGacaatatgaaacaaaacaaaataaccaaCTTCTCCACTGTCCCAATGATGAATCAAAGTATATCTCCTTTCATGAGGAAAG GAAGAGTAGGAGACTGGAAGAACCATTTCACCGTCTCCCAGAATGAACAGTTTGAAGAAGACTatcagaacaaaatgaagaactCTGCTCTTGTCTTTCGCAATGAAATTTAA
- the LOC114155797 gene encoding cytosolic sulfotransferase 2-like — translation MELPLRPTLFDFNGVSMTKYFTDNWVNIQSFKGRPDDIVLVSYPKAGNTWVSYILDLLYFSQTSPDRQNSVPLHKRVPFLEISIPGFPSGVDELNSINSFPRIIKTHLPVQFLPQSFWEQNSKIIYVARNAKDTVVSYFHFDRMNKAQPEPGDWNSFLQRFVDGKMVFGSWNDHVGGWWEKTKTRSNILYLFYEDLIEDTEREVSRICSFLELSPSTDLKKEVTEKSLFNNMKHNKMANGSADEVLDFKISPFMRKGKVGDWKNHFTVNQNEQFDEDYQRKMRNIDLSFRTVL, via the exons ATGGAGTTACCTCTTCGACCTACGCTGTTCGACTTCAATGGAGTCTCCATGACCAAATACTTCACTGACAACTGGGTTAACATACAGAGTTTCAAAGGAAGGCCAGATGATATTGTGTTGGTGAGCTATCCAAAAGCAG GGAACACATGGGTCTCCTACATCCTGGACCTTTTGTACTTCAGTCAAACATCACCTGACAGACAGAACTCAGTGCCACTTCATAAAAGAGTGCCATTTCTGGAGATCAGCATACCAGGGTTTCCCTCTG GAGTGGATGAACTGAATTCAATAAACAGCTTTCCACGCATTATCAAGACACACCTACCAGTCCAGTTTCTTCCCCAGTCCTTTTGGGAACAAAATTCCAAG ATCATCTATGTAGCCCGCAATGCAAAGGACACAGTTGtatcttattttcattttgaccgCATGAATAAGGCCCAGCCAGAGCCTGGAGACTGGAACAGTTTTCTGCAGAGATTTGTGGATGGAAAAA TGGTCTTTGGTTCCTGGAATGACCATGTGGGAGGCTGGTGGGAGAAGACAAAGACCAGATCTAACATCCTGTACTTGTTCTATGAGGATCTCATTGAG GATACTGAACGAGAAGTCAGCCGGATCTGCTCCTTTCTGGAACTGTCACCCAGCACGGACCTAAAGAAAGAAGTAACAGAAAAATCTCTCTTCAACAACATGAAACACAACAAGATGGCCAACGGCTCAGCTGATGAAGTCTTGGATTTCAAGATCTCACCTTTCATGCGCAAAG gaaaGGTTGGTGACTGGAAGAATCATTTCACTGTTAACCAGAATGAGCAGTTTGATGAAGACTATCAAAGGAAGATGAGAAATATTGATCTAAGCTTTCGAACAGTTCTGTAA